The genome window CGCCGCGCTGGGCTGGGTCCAACGCAACATCGCGCAGTTCGGGGGAAATCCGAGCAACGTCACAGTTGCGGGCGAGTCCGCGGGCGCGATCAGCGTCGCGCAGCTCCTCGCCGTCCCGAAGGCAAGCGGCCTCTTCGCACGTGCGATTCTCGAGAGCGGCCCGCCGGCCGCGCCGACGAACCCAGTTTCACTCGCGGAGACGGAGGTCGGCCCGCTGGTGACCTCGGGCTTGGGATGTACCGGCACGAACGCGCAGGTCGTCACCTGCCTGCAAAGCCCGGCGATCACGTTCCAGAAAGTCCTCAGCGTCCAAGCAACGTTGCCGGCTTTCAAGATTGGACCGACCATCGGCGCCGACATCACCGCGCAACCGCGCTCGCAGCTCGGGAAAGTTCCGTTGCTCGAGGGCGGGAACGAGCTCGAGCTCGCGACGTTTCTCGAAGGCTTCAACGTGGCGTTGCCGACGGCGCTCATCCCGGGGCAAAGCGTCACGCAGACCCAGTACACGAACGATCTCGCCGTGCTGTACGGCTCGGCCGGGTTCGCGGATGCCATCGCCGCGGAGTATCCGCTCACGAGCTACCCCGACGGTTACACCGCAGTCTCACAGGTGATGACCGACTACAACGTCCCGCTGCAAGTCCTCACGTTGTGCGAAGACGTGACGAGTTGGAACGTGCAGGCGGCCGCGGGCGCGGCGCCGGCGTACGCGTACGAATTCGACGATCCGAACGCGCCGGCGATCGAACCCGGCCTCCCGCGCGGTCCCGACCACGGGAGCGAACTCATCTACCTCTGGCCCGCGCTGGACATCGGTGGCCAGCCGCTCTTGGCGTCATCGCAGCCGCTTGCGACCGCGATGCAGGAGTATTGGACCAACTTCGTGCGCACCGGAAATCCGAACGGAGACGGTCTGCCGAACTGGCCCGTCTACACCACGCCGACCAGCGCGTTGCAGCTCGCGCCGACCATCCAGACCGGTGTCGACGTGAATCTCGAGCACAAGTGCCCGTTCTGGAACAGCTTCGGGCTCGCGACGAGCATGGCGCGGTCCCCCGCCTGGAAGGGCACCGGGAAATTCTATCCGTGAGGTTCTATCCGTGAGGTTCTAGCCCGTTTCGATCCGAGGACCGAAAAGAGCGGCGGCTTGCAAATGCAGGTCGCCGCTCTGCGTCATCGGTGCATCTTTTCGGGAACGAACGGAAGAGCTCTACGACGTGGGGTGCGGCAAGTGCAGCACATCCATGTCGGCTTAAGGCTTCAGTTGCGACCGCAGCCGCTGACGTGATTGCAGGACGTATTTCACTCACGTGATCAGGGCCCGAGCCTGCTTGAAAATCGCCGGCGGCATGGATGCGGACGCCATCATCCGGTACTACGGCGTGGCCGCCGACGATGAGTAGGAGCCGGCCGGAGCCGAAAGAACTTGCGCGCGACGCTGTCGATGTCCGGTTCCGATGCATTACGAGGTTCCGATTGAATCCTATCGCTTAGTATCGGAAGAACAATAGTTCAGCTCCTATCGATGCCAGCCGCAGTACGATATCGGCGTCGAGCGTGGCATCGATATGCTCCTGCCCAATGTAAAGCGCAATCTCTACTTCTATTCTTGCCCGCTGGGAAAGCTCTCGTAGAACTTGCCAATCCGAGAAATTGTCGAGAAGCGCCCGAACAACGGGAGAAAGGCCGCCGGACGCTCTGGCTTCCGATCGCACTTCCCAGCGATTTTCAGGGGCGGTAATACCGCTACGGAGCAATCGCCCCGCTGCCAAGGTAGTCGCGGGTTTAATCCCAAGCATATTTGAGACTTCACTAGGGTCGACCCCCACGATCGCCAGGTAGGCGCGAATGAGGCCCGGCTCCGCGCCGGCTGGACGATCAACCATTGTCCTGCTTCTTTGTGGGGGTCTCATTCGAATGAATGATACGCGAAGAAAAGCCTCGGGGCAGTGAGGACAAACGACGATACTTTCTCAGCCGAAGTGCGGCTTCGCCTCGGCTTTGCGGCACAGGTTGTAGTGCGCGACGTTGAGCGCAAGAGCGCGTTATAGGTTCTGCGCCTTCTGCGAGAAGCCGTTCGTTAGCCGCGTGAACCGGCGCATCGACATACGCATGGTGAGGTCCGAATACCGCCTTTGGCCCCACGGGCACGCTCCGCGACCCCGAGGCGGAGCGCGGCGAGGCAGAAGATACGCGCAACCTGTTTGCTGGTGCCATCGCGGCTTTCAAAAATCCATCCTTGCATCGTGCGGTAGACGAGCGGAGACCCGATCAGGTATTGCGCCTTCTGGCGCTGACTAGCGTGCTTCGAACGATCGTCGATGAGCGCGCGGGCCTCGCCCAACGGCGTACGCAGGGCTCTCCGTGACGCGTTATCGCGTGCAACTACGAGTAGAATGCTTCGGAAAGTTCGGGGATCGTCGCCATGGTCATTCCAAACCTCCCGAAGTAGCATATCACCGCGGACTCCAGTCCCCTTGCAAAATGCCTTGAACCTTCATCAATCCGGCCTGAGCGTTCTACCGCCAGAAGCCCCACGCGCCGAAGCGGATGGCGCAATGCAATATCGAGACCCTGATGGAATCCGTTCAGCCCGAAGGCGTACCACCGGACCTTGTACCTCGCCATGCCGGTAATCGTGTGCCACTCCGTGGCCTCTTCATCGATACAGTCAACAGGCGCTGAAAAAAGCGAGCTTTAGCAGCACGACCGCTATTAAGAGAAAGCCTACGGCGCTCAGGACGACGGTCGCTGTCGCCAGACGCTTCGCGTCCTCACTCGAGCCCATGAACGTTAAGAAACCGTACGCGATGCGAGGATTAGCTGGGCGGCGGACTGTCCTAGCTCGAGTAGCCCGCTTTACTTGGCTCAGCATGAAGATACCAAGCGCCGCGCAGAGAACAGCCGCTACGACCGCACTCGAGTTTCCTGCGTATTTAAAGGGTCGCAGATCCAGCAGGCAACTAGCGACAAAATAGGGCCGCAATAGACGGATCTCCTTTATCTACCTGGACGGCAAAACTACCCCAACGCTGAGCGTTGGCGCTCCAAAGCCATTGCCTGTCGCATACCCGTTGAGATTCCCCAAACCTTCGTTCCCATAGAACCAGAACATCGACGCGGATCCGGAAGGACATCGTCCGCGGTTTTGCCGTGGTTCGGATGTACCTCGCCGCTCGTCGCGGTGAACGTTTTTTGCTGCTCCGATGCCTACTGAACGCTGCAGCCCGACAAAGACCGAGCCCTGTCCCGTGGCGTGATTGAAACTCCGCCGCCTGCAGCAACCAGAGGAGCGAAAGGGAGATTCCCGGATACTCCTTCCGAAAGCTCGACAGAAAAAGTGCCGCTTGTTGACGCATATAGGAATAGCGAAGGCGGCAAGAGCGTCGACGGAGCAGGGCCGTACATATGCCACGTCGATGCGCTCGCCTCGTGCATGCCCGCTAGTGTTCCAGTTAGATCAAAATCGTATGCGGCAAGTCCGCCTTGAGGCCCTGTCTTTCTCTGCCATGCGTGGGATGACCGGGCTGGAGCCGTACCGGTCACAAGATAGCATCGTTGTGATCGACTAGCGTTCATGGGAGGCCCGACTCTACGGAAGTCGTGATCATAGATCGCGGCCCTTCAGATTTGGGCGATGCTCGGGGTCAATCCACGGAAACGAAAACACCCTGGTCGCATTTGTCTGGTCAATCCAGCATGCTTACAATCAGGCGAACAACATCGTGAGGCTGATCGAGGACGCGACCGAACCGGTGCGGTTCTACGACAAGAGCGGCCGCGTTCTCGTGGAAAGTACGGCCAGTAGCGCGGACGAAATCTTCGCGATCTGCGTCACGATGGAAAGCTTCGGATGTGTTCGCCGGGAAGCTGTATCCGCTTGTCGTAAACCGCATTCGACCTTGAGAACGCCTGAGCGCCTAGATCAGACTTCGACGCCAGCGCCTCATCGGACGGTCGCGGGAAGCTCGCGCTCGTAGTCATCTGGTTTGTTCAGAACGTCGGGATAGCGTACAACGTGCGGCTCTCCGAATGAGTCCTCGAAGCTGATTTCAAAGCGCCGCACTTCGCGCTTATCGAAATAGGAGCCCGGCTCGGGCCCGACGAGATACGGTATGGAGATGGAGCGTTGTTCGCTCTTCGGCAGGTATGAAAAGAACATGCTCTCAGTGTCGATGACGGACTCGCCCGCATCGACCATCTTTGGTGTAGCAGTCGACAGGACCACTACGTCGCCGTTCATTGGCTCAACGTCCTGTTTCTTGAAATGGGCCCGTGCACTAACCGAAATGTGCACGTTCGTAGCGGGACCTTCACCGATATTCTCGATGATGAACTTCGCCCCCTCACCGTCGAGTTCAATAGCAGGGTTGGGGCGTTCGAGAAACGCCGGATGTGAAACGAGGGCGTTCAGGTTGGACGAGGACGACTACGGGTACGCGGCTTTGAACGAAGCGTCTATCCTCGCCACTGATGACGCGCTGCGTCTCCAAGACTGACAAGCAGGTGACAACCGCCAGGAGATAGGTTCCAAGCGCGACCGCGAAGTTAGTCCAGAACGTCGCTTTGGCTTCGATGCTCAGGCGGTCGTACCAGCCATGATCGAATCCGAAGAAAATCCAGAAAGCGATAAATGGAACAACTGCAAAGCCGAGAGCCCACCAAACTAACCTCACCCTTCTGACTTCAATTCTCGGTCTGAACTGCCGCGGCGCCGCGCCGCTCGTCGGACACGCGCCATGTAGGTCAGGACGTCGGGGGCGCGGGCGCCGCTGTGGCCGGCTTCGGCGGCGTCGGGATTCCGGGTGTGCCGAACTGCGGCGGAAAGACGGATAAGTGCAGCATGCGCAGCGCCAACAAGCGCTTCACCATGTGGTAGACGCATCCGACGAACCAGACGATCAGAACGGCAATGACCGCGCCGCGCAGCATCGGCTGCCATTTCGGGGTCGCGGTGCAGACTACGTAGAGGCAGCCGGCCAAAAGCGTCGAGAGCCAGCAACTGACGATCATCATCCCGATCTCGGCGCCGATGAACGCGACCGAGGCCTGCGCGTCGGCCTTTGCCTTCTCAAGAATCGGGGCAAACTTCGTGACGTTCTTGAACTCATCGCTCACGCGGTGAGGTATGAACGATACGAGAAAATGAAGTAGCTGGACCAGGGGCCGGAATAACAGAATCGCGGCGAGTGCCACGACGAGGTCGACCAGTCTATCGGTGGTCCAGAGATGGTTGAAGAAGTCGTTCACTGCTGCCCTCGCTAAGTGAGGTTTGACCGTCCCATCGTTCGTGACGCGAAGAACGACTTCCGTGCGGCGCATCCCGACGACGCGGTCTGCGGCATGGGCGGGCGCGTTCGGGTCAAGCGTAGCCGCATCTGCCCTGGCACTTGGGAAGTCTTCGCAATACCTCAACGACACCCCGACTGCTCCGAGCCTTCAAGGGCCGGCATTGATGCTGGTCGATCGCATCGGCCTGCTGACTTCCAAGCTCGGCGAGGTGCAGGTCGTGCTCGCTGGGCTGAAGACGTCGACTTCGGAGCTGGCACGTCGAAGTGCCACGGCTTTGATCACGAGCGGGAGTCTCGATCAAATTCTCCGAGAAGTGCGAACTGCCGTAGTAGAGCCTCAGCGCAAAGCGGCAACGCATCACTCAGCGCCCCGATGCAGGAAATGCGGACGGGAAGTGCAGATCGCGCGCATCCGTGCGGGGGGGGGGCGGCGTTGAGCAGGCGCCGAGTTGCGCCGGTCTCTTAAGATTAGACGGAATGGGGCGCAGTCCGTCAGGGGCATGCAAGACGCCGCGGCTGACCTCGGTGCCCTTGCCTACGCGATAGGCATCCCCGCATGAGTTCACTATCGAGTCAGCTTTCTGCCGACTGCGCCGCTAAGTGCTCGTACCCAGCGCGCGTTGTCTCGCCTTCATAAACTGCTCCGCTGCTTCGCGTGAGGCATCGTTCGTCGACGTGAGATACGGTCTCACAGCATCTGCGTAAGACCACGCTCGAGCGCGCTTCAGCGCAGTGATGGCCGCCCAAACGCTGTCTCCAGTTTTGAGGAAGCCAACGAGCACCAGGACGATTCGCGGATCGTTCCACGCCGAGATCCTACGCGCGACTTCGTCACGTCCGCTCCCGAGCTTTGCGTCGGAGACAACCTCAAGGAGCACGTCCAGGTCCCTCTTCTCCGCGTTCGCTGCGATTGCCAGGCCGAGCGCGAACTTCAACCTATCCGTATAAGACTCAGGAAGATGGCGAGCGAGCCAGACCAGCTTCGAAAACGGAGGGTCACCGTAGGTATGAGCTAGCGCTCGAAGGATGGACTCGGTAACACCCTCGGGATACGGCTTATCCAGTGCCGCCAGCAGTACGGGAACCGCATCTGGATAGCGGAGGCGAACATTCGCCAAGTCCCAGACAGATGCGAGAGGTATTCCGAGCCCTCGCAACTCTGCGACCAGCGGTGCCTCTGCCTGAGTCTCGTCGTTAATGCGCGCGCGGCGCTTTGCGTCCCAATCGGACCGTGGCGCCTCTAATGGCGCCCCAAGCCCATCCCACGATCGGATCTCAGCCCATGCTTCGGTGGTAGTTGTGGGGTCTGCCGCTTTCGGCTTTTTCATCATAGTTTGACCCGTGGCACTCGTTCGATGACACCTTTGCCCGACTTTACGAGCGCGTCCATCGCGTCCTGGAGCGGCTTCGACAACTGGGTATCGTCGGTGATCCGCAAGACAAAGGTCTTACCGGTGGCTTCCGCCTCTGCCATCTCGTCCTTAATCTGGGACGTGAGGGACTGTTTTACGACGTGCTTCGCTTCGCTTCGCCTACCATCGTCTTTGTCAGATTGTCGGCGATGCGCCTTCTGCCGCTCGCCGTCCTGAAGGCACCTTTGACGCAACCCCCGGCTTCCTCGAATGCTTTTGCCGCGGCGCGTTGAGCCACCGAGAGGCCGCCTCGAATTGGGCCTGCAAGTTCGACCTCGCCCACTGCTTCCGCGCCAGCTGCGGCCAGTTCTGCCCCTCCGACGACGACCGCTCCTTCGACGACGCATGCGTCCTCGAGACAGTAACCGGACGGATCGGCGTAGGAGTAGGGGTTGTTGCGATTCCACATGTAGGGCCGCGGGCGGAGTCTTCGTTGAAGCCGGCTTCATGGGAAACCAGTCGACCAACAAGCAGTTCCTTCCGGTGAACGGTCACGAATCGGGCGGCTTCGCCGGGGTCGGCCTGCACTTCTGAGCATGGACGTCTCGGTCTCGAAGCCCGTGCTGGATTCCGTCGTACACACGCTGTCGGCGATCGAATATCTGCTGCGTCTCGGTTTGACGTCGATCACCGACAACGCCGATGCACTTGCGACACTCGGGTTTAAGCCTGCCTATCCCCAAATCAAGAGCGGATACGAGTCAACGATTTGGGAGCGGAGGATAGAGAGGGGTCGCCTCAATCACGACGGACACCATTTGTTGCGACGTGGTATCGTCGCGAGGCGTTGCTCGGCTGAAAGCGGTCCGCGCGGAGGCAAGGGCGCGTCTAACCACCGGCTGCACCGCGCTGTAGATGCGAAGGTCCCAGCCGCTAGGTATTGCGCGCGTGACGTGACGCCAAGGCAACCCCGCGGCAACGTGATGCTCTGGGTTGCGCGCGCCTCGTCTAAGGCGCTAGGGGCGGCCCTTGAGAACCTGCGCCAGGCTTTCGGCGCCGACGCGGTCGACGTAGTTTCCGAGTTTCATGTCGCCGCGGACGCCGGAAGCGAAGTCGTCTCCGTACTCGTTGCGCAGCGTCCGAATGAGCGTGTCGCTGCGTTTGCGGTGGATCTCGCCGTCGACGTCCCCGACGCCTGGCTGCTTAGGTTACTGAGCCATCTGAGTTAGATCTAGTCTCCATGGATAGGTAGGCGTCCTCGCCAAGATGCCTGCTCGGTATGCCAGCCTATTGGCATCCCGGCGTCCCTGTGAAACCGAAACACGCTTCGGTTACCTGTAGGTTGCGGTGAGCACGGTTCACGGCGGCGGGGTCCGCTTTCGAATTCACCCGCAAGACCACGAGCCGGTCCATGCTCACGGCAGGTACGCTGAGACGGTGGTGGTCGTGGACCTTTACGCCGATGGGTCCGTCGGGCTCGCCGACCGCGACGATGCGATCATCCCGCGCAACGCGAAGGCGAGCGACGTTCGCCGTATTCTTAGGGCCGCAGGCGAGCACTACGAGGCGATCGTTGAGGCTTGGATGCGGATGCAGGGACAATGAGCAAGCAAGTCAGTCACCCCATTCGGACCACCGAGGCCCAACTTGAGGCCGCTCTCGCAAAGGCGCGCGACTACGATGCCGTCCGACCGCGAGCTCTTGATGTCAGCTATCGCGACGCAGATGACATGGTCATCATGCGGCTCGCCACCGGTATTGAAATGGCATTTCCCCGCCAGCTGCTTCAAGGGCTCGAGAATGCTACCCCCGAGCAGCTTCGCGATGTGAGTATTGACGACTTCGGATCGTCGCTCCACTGGAACCAGCTCGACGTGGACCATTACGTTCCAGGCCTCATTGAGGGCATTTTAGGAACGCGGGCCTGGATGAGCCGAATCGGTAAGAGGGGTGGGTCCGCAAGAAGCGATGTGAAGGCGGCGGCGGCGCGAGAAAATGGCGCAAAAGGTGGCCGCCCCTCACAGCCTGGCTTAGATGCTCGCAATCGCGATACGGGCGGCCATATTCATCACAAGCGCGGTGATACTTTAGTTAGAACGCTGCGAGACACATATGGAGACAGCTTCGCCCCAGGTGTTCGAGGCGATATGAGGCTCGACACGCTGCTCAAGCGAGAGAATGCGAAATCACTTGACGATCTCCTAAAGCGACGAAGAAAATAGCGTCGCTCGAGTTAGCCTGATCACCTCACGCGTCGCCGCTGCTTTCGATGGAACATAGCCGAGCTGCCGACGGTTCAAGGCTGCATCCTGACGCGGTGGGGCGAGCGAACCCCCTACCTCCGAAGTCAAGAATGTGAAACTGATTGCAGGGATAGCGAGTACCACCCATGCTGACGCCCACGAGGAGGTGGTTCCGCTCAATGCCTTAGAGAGCATGGCGCGCCAAGTCCGCGAGCGCTTCATTCCACAACTGATCGATCACGACCCGAATCAGCAGGTTGGCGTGAATCTTTGTGCTCGAGTCGACGAGCTCGAAGATGGAGAGTACGCGCTCGTTGTCGTCAGCGGCATCTTCGAGAAACCCGAGGAGCGCCTTCTCTACCGGACCTTCGCGGCGAACACGGTGTGGAAAAACTACCTGCCGTACCTCGATAGCGTGCTTGAGGATGCCGATCTGCCCGAGGAGACCCTTGCGCCAGACTCGCTCTAAATCGATGTAGACGTCATTTCGTCGTTGCTTGAACGGTGGTTAGATTCGACGCCGGAGCGGGGCGAGTACGTGATCAAGCACCTCGTCGCCAAGACGAGGGATCTTGCCATTGAGGTCTACCACGACCACGATCCGCCACACTTCCACGTGGTCTCAAGCCGCGACGGATCAACGCGCGCTTCCACCTTGACACGCTCGAGCCGTTTGCTGAAACCTGCATCAGCGCTCGGGACGTTAGAAAGATCCGCGATTTCTTCCGAGAACGGCTCGGACTCGCCGACAAGTTGAGGGAAGAGCACGCGCGGATGCAGAGTTAATGAACGCAAGGCGCTCCAGGCATATTTGAACCGGAAGAAAACCCGCGATGCGGCCTACAACGATTTCATTACTGAGCTCGAGGCTGGAATTGGTGGGTGAGCTGCCGCCGGATGGCGAGCTTGTTTTTGTCTTTCCAATTGGTCATGGTCGCTTTGAGGCAACCAATGCAGACCTATCACCGCTGGGCCAAGGGACTCTTCCTCCCGGGGCGACGCTTCGCGAATCGGGAGAACGAGCTCGCGTCGAGGAAGGGCGGATTGTGCCGCATCGTGTCCTTTGGTTCTAGGGAAGCTATTCGCGACGGAGGTCGCCCGCGGCTCGGCGGACGCGAAGTCGAGAAATGTGACGCAGGTAGAAGCTGGGAAAACGCGGCGGTATTCTCCTGGTCCCCATCGGGTGAAGAAGTGAGCAGCTATGGGTGCTAAGATGCCTCTCGATGGCCTACGCGCGTGGCTCTTCGAAATCATCGGAGAGGTCGTTCCCGGAGTGTTCGCGGGACTTCTGATCTTCACGGCCGTT of Candidatus Sulfotelmatobacter sp. contains these proteins:
- a CDS encoding carboxylesterase family protein; translation: MRIFLMPLRTIGLLTAAGLLLTSCGLGGRSTAPPAPFVSGSSLTLVTDRGSVYGTSANGVRKFYAIPYAAPPVGALRFAPPALHAKFAGVLNATAPGNVCPQPGSTAPLVQSEDCLNLNVTTPYPAGTGLPVMVWIHGGSFTSGAGVEYDPTQLVTVGNIIVVTINYRLGILGWLGAAALDNGSGNTGNYGIEDQVAALGWVQRNIAQFGGNPSNVTVAGESAGAISVAQLLAVPKASGLFARAILESGPPAAPTNPVSLAETEVGPLVTSGLGCTGTNAQVVTCLQSPAITFQKVLSVQATLPAFKIGPTIGADITAQPRSQLGKVPLLEGGNELELATFLEGFNVALPTALIPGQSVTQTQYTNDLAVLYGSAGFADAIAAEYPLTSYPDGYTAVSQVMTDYNVPLQVLTLCEDVTSWNVQAAAGAAPAYAYEFDDPNAPAIEPGLPRGPDHGSELIYLWPALDIGGQPLLASSQPLATAMQEYWTNFVRTGNPNGDGLPNWPVYTTPTSALQLAPTIQTGVDVNLEHKCPFWNSFGLATSMARSPAWKGTGKFYP
- a CDS encoding DUF4279 domain-containing protein, which encodes MVDRPAGAEPGLIRAYLAIVGVDPSEVSNMLGIKPATTLAAGRLLRSGITAPENRWEVRSEARASGGLSPVVRALLDNFSDWQVLRELSQRARIEVEIALYIGQEHIDATLDADIVLRLASIGAELLFFRY
- a CDS encoding DUF4160 domain-containing protein; this encodes MSTVHGGGVRFRIHPQDHEPVHAHGRYAETVVVVDLYADGSVGLADRDDAIIPRNAKASDVRRILRAAGEHYEAIVEAWMRMQGQ
- a CDS encoding DUF2442 domain-containing protein, coding for MSKQVSHPIRTTEAQLEAALAKARDYDAVRPRALDVSYRDADDMVIMRLATGIEMAFPRQLLQGLENATPEQLRDVSIDDFGSSLHWNQLDVDHYVPGLIEGILGTRAWMSRIGKRGGSARSDVKAAAARENGAKGGRPSQPGLDARNRDTGGHIHHKRGDTLVRTLRDTYGDSFAPGVRGDMRLDTLLKRENAKSLDDLLKRRRK